The nucleotide window GAAGTAAAAGACAATAAAATATATTTTGATGAAAAATTGGTATTAGAAACTGATCCAATGATAGGAGTTATAGGAACAGCTCCTAGTGAAAAAGATGGAGTTCCTACAACTACACCAGGAAAACATGGCGGAAATATGGATTGTAAAAAAATAGTTAAAGGATCAACAATATATTTACCAGTAAATGTTGAGGGTGGACTTTTATCAATGGGAGATATTCATGCTCTTATGGGAGATGGAGAGGTATTTATTTGTGGTTTAGAAATAGCTGGAGAGATAACAGTTAAAGTAAGTGTATTAAAGAATATAAAACTACCAACACCATTTTTACATTCAAGAGGAAAGGTTATGTCTATTCAATCAGCTGAAGATTTGGATAAAGCAGGAGATATGGCAGCTAAAGAAATGTTTGAATTTGTAAAAGAAGCTACAAAACAAGATGATGTAAGAACAGGAATGTTGATGTCGTTACTTTCAGATATGGCTGTATGTCAAGTTGTAGATCCGCTTTTAACAGTTAGAGTGGAGTTTCCATTAGAAGTATTAGAAAAATATGGATATAAGCTTCCATAAAATATGTATATATATAATAATAAAAAAACCTCTCTTAAAGAAAAGAGAGGCTTTTTAAATTCTTAATTAAATTGAGGTTTAATATCTGCTATCCATTTTTCAATTCTTTCAGGAGTATCATTTCCTTGATTTCCCTCATCAAGAGCAAGTCCTACAAATTGATCACCAATAACAGCTTCAGACTCTTCATAATGATATCCTTCTGTAGAAGTAAATCCAATAACTTTTCCACCATTTTTAACAACTACATCATATAGAACTTTCATAGCTCCAACATATGATTCACCAAAAGCAAGTTGATTTCCTAATCCAGCTATTGCAACAGTTTTACCTGTGAAATCTATATTTTGAAATTCATCATATACATTTTCCCAATCTGCTTGAAGTTCTCCTACTCCATAAGTTGGAGATACAAGAATAAGATTTTCTAAATCTTTCATTTGAGAGATTCCATCTGCAACATTGAAAGTTTCATAATCATCTTTTCTTAAATAAAATTCCATCTCATCAACAATACCAGTAGTATTTCCAGATGTAGTGCCATAAAATATTCCTATCTTTTTCATTTTTCCTCCTAAATCTCCTAAAAATTACATAGATCCTTAACAACTTCACTAGCTATTATAAGTCCAGCAGTTGAAGGAACAAAAGCTATACTTCCAACATTTACTTTTTTTTCTCTGCTTCCACTCTCATTGAAAGGCTTTCTTGGAAGTTCTTTTGAATAGACTACTTTTAATTTCTTAATACCTCTATTTTTTAATTCCTTTCTCATAACTCTAGCTAAAGGACAAACAGATGTTTTATTAATATCAGCAACTTCTAACATTGTTGGTTCAATCTTATTCCCAGTTCCCATAGATGAAATAATAGGGATAGATAAATTTTTAGCTATTTCAGCTAATGCTAATTTAGAAGTTACTAAGTCAATAGCATCAAC belongs to uncultured Fusobacterium sp. and includes:
- a CDS encoding acetamidase/formamidase family protein — encoded protein: MLYITKETVNDIMKWDNKPVGYCKSGETVVFETRDCYDNTITSSERPLGDRSGLSNPVTGALYIEGAEVGDILKVEIEDIKLRSWGVMRSSPTAGVFHEKYEKREAIIFEVKDNKIYFDEKLVLETDPMIGVIGTAPSEKDGVPTTTPGKHGGNMDCKKIVKGSTIYLPVNVEGGLLSMGDIHALMGDGEVFICGLEIAGEITVKVSVLKNIKLPTPFLHSRGKVMSIQSAEDLDKAGDMAAKEMFEFVKEATKQDDVRTGMLMSLLSDMAVCQVVDPLLTVRVEFPLEVLEKYGYKLP
- a CDS encoding tRNA threonylcarbamoyladenosine dehydratase — its product is MFQRTELLIGKENLNKLQHSHVIVFGVGGVGGFAIEALVRSGIGEISIVDFDTVDLTNLNRQIIATQDSIGKLKTSVMRDRLLSINPNVIVHEFPEKFSMENSDLFFKDKKYDYIVDAIDLVTSKLALAEIAKNLSIPIISSMGTGNKIEPTMLEVADINKTSVCPLARVMRKELKNRGIKKLKVVYSKELPRKPFNESGSREKKVNVGSIAFVPSTAGLIIASEVVKDLCNF
- a CDS encoding flavodoxin, whose product is MKKIGIFYGTTSGNTTGIVDEMEFYLRKDDYETFNVADGISQMKDLENLILVSPTYGVGELQADWENVYDEFQNIDFTGKTVAIAGLGNQLAFGESYVGAMKVLYDVVVKNGGKVIGFTSTEGYHYEESEAVIGDQFVGLALDEGNQGNDTPERIEKWIADIKPQFN